A window of Peromyscus eremicus chromosome 7, PerEre_H2_v1, whole genome shotgun sequence contains these coding sequences:
- the Tmem202 gene encoding transmembrane protein 202 yields the protein MLTFKREPTLPTNKQLMSARKRQQYVDQAFTYTRMFCGSLSGLSILLLIITAPLSWVQFLVTNNGLELYAGLWTVCHHELCWSHIPKPPYYLEYSRALFIISVLCMVTGLGLLFSSCRPTERIVSAELDLKVSILSFCSGTDWQAFCLLLCLNLFLAQVEWYTTSAMESVFLWAYYLSWCGDVLHVCAGIVSFLNYVTFQSHPPDPSVGMTPQQKSRPSFGPVPTTAPAAAGKSSPEMQFLSGRGERRPSTRGERQPGTRGEKRPGTRGERRPSTRGERRPSTRGESRPGMRGERQPSTRL from the exons ATGTTGACTTTTAAACGAGAG CCCACCCTTCCTACCAACAAACAATTGATGTCAGCCCGGAAGCGGCAGCAGTACGTGGATCAGGCATTCACCTACACCCGGATGTTCTGTGGCAGCCTCTCTGGCCTTAGCATCCTGCTGCTCATCATCACGGCCCCACTGAGCTGGGTGCAGTTCCTGGTGACCAACAATGGCCTTGAGCTCTACGCGGGACTCTGGACCGTATGCCACCACGAGCTGTGCTGGAGCCACATACCCAAGCCACCCT ATTACCTCGAATATTCCAGGGCCTTGTTCATTATCTCTGTCCTCTGCATGGTTACTGGTCTTGGCTTGCTCTTCAGCTCTTGCCGCCCTACAGAAAGAATTGTGTCAGCTGAGTTGGATCTGAAGGTGTCCATCCTCAGCTTCTGCTCAGGTACTGACTGGCAAG CTTTCTGCTTGCTCCTCTGCCTCAACCTGTTTCTGGCCCAGGTTGAATGGTACACAACGAGCGCCATGGAGTCCGTGTTCCTGTGGGCCTATTATCTGAGTTGGTGTGGTGACGTCCTGCATGTCTGTGCTG GGATCGTCTCTTTTCTCAACTATGTAACTTTCCAATCTCATCCTCCTGATCCAAGTGTCGGTATGACCCCACAGCAGAAGTCCAGGCCGAGCTTCGGGCCAGTGCCAACAACAGCCCCTGCTGCTGCTGGAAAGTCAAGTCCTGAGATGCAATTTCTaagtgggagaggggagagacgACCAAGCACGAGAGGGGAGAGACAACCAGGCACGAGAGGGGAGAAACGACCAGGCACGAGAGGGGAGAGACGACCAAGTACAAGAGGGGAGAGACGACCAAGTACAAGAGGGGAGAGTCGACCAGGCATGAGAGGGGAGAGACAACCAAGCACGAGACTGTGA